A stretch of the Mesorhizobium huakuii genome encodes the following:
- a CDS encoding caspase family protein translates to MIKLTRRTLLVGTSALMAAGTVSFRALAASRTYHALLVACTEYPALPQRNWLIGPKNDAGLVHEYLLKNVPDPVRFAPENVTLLAKDVPGANGLPTHAAIKAALADLAAKVQRDDFVYLHLSGHGAQQPERVKGDETDGLDEIFLPVDIEKWINRDAGVPNALVDNEIGDALDAIRNKGAFVWAVFDCCHSGTATRAVEVDDELERKVEFADLVGGDEAARAAAIKTYEDTVASASRGLDENGARKPAFNLTPTGGEPITKGKLVAFYAAQTVETTPEMPLPKGTTDAPRFGLFTFTILSKLAENPNVTYRQLGQAVLQQYSADSRTRPTPLFEGELDARVFGTDKTDAVMQWPIVVKDGEATIGAGLLHRLTPGSKLAILPSALSSLSDAVGYLEVQSAKNLESHVKPVEFEKKPALKLTDIPANAYARVAEIAVDYKLTVARPAATKGLEKEAELVNSVLDELAAAKETGFNIELVDPGKSAELRFAVMRENAIEGAAKDASDKPALWFLPASGDVTLKDGSKPPLIIIHPDDRQKLVDATTRNLRTIFRATGLSRLAAASDYKPEDVDVQFQVKRRDKDGLEPLQASAVPRVSPGDEVHVLAKNSSDQLVDINVLYVGSDYSITHIVAERLAPQATLEEGLLAFTDTSFGMERMIAVLTEAPPESEKEDLSFLAQDGVASMTRGLGPASFSDMLADIGAAPPTRSVMRLADKSGPKGAVMIFPMETVPRA, encoded by the coding sequence GCTGCTGGTCGCCTGCACTGAATATCCTGCCCTGCCGCAGAGGAACTGGTTGATCGGGCCGAAGAACGATGCCGGCCTGGTGCACGAGTATCTGCTGAAGAACGTGCCCGACCCGGTGCGGTTTGCACCCGAAAACGTCACGCTGCTTGCCAAGGACGTGCCCGGAGCCAATGGCTTGCCGACCCATGCGGCGATAAAGGCGGCGCTCGCTGACCTGGCGGCCAAGGTTCAGCGTGACGATTTCGTCTATCTGCATCTGTCCGGCCATGGCGCCCAGCAGCCTGAAAGGGTCAAGGGCGACGAGACCGACGGGCTCGACGAGATTTTCCTGCCGGTCGACATCGAGAAATGGATAAACCGCGACGCCGGCGTGCCGAACGCGCTGGTCGACAATGAGATCGGCGATGCGCTCGACGCCATCCGCAACAAGGGCGCTTTCGTCTGGGCCGTCTTCGACTGCTGCCATTCCGGCACCGCCACCCGCGCCGTCGAGGTCGATGATGAGCTGGAACGCAAGGTCGAATTCGCCGACCTGGTCGGCGGCGACGAGGCCGCCAGGGCGGCGGCCATCAAGACCTATGAGGACACGGTCGCAAGCGCTTCGCGCGGCCTCGACGAGAATGGCGCGCGCAAGCCCGCCTTCAACCTGACACCGACCGGCGGCGAGCCGATCACCAAGGGCAAGCTGGTCGCCTTCTATGCCGCGCAGACGGTGGAGACGACGCCGGAAATGCCGCTGCCCAAGGGCACGACGGATGCGCCGCGCTTCGGCCTGTTCACCTTCACCATCCTGTCGAAACTGGCGGAGAATCCCAACGTCACCTATCGCCAGCTTGGCCAGGCCGTGCTGCAGCAATATTCGGCCGACAGCCGCACCCGGCCGACACCGCTGTTCGAGGGCGAACTCGACGCGCGCGTCTTCGGCACCGACAAGACCGACGCCGTCATGCAGTGGCCCATCGTCGTCAAGGACGGCGAGGCGACGATCGGCGCCGGCCTGCTGCATCGCCTCACGCCGGGCAGCAAGCTCGCCATCCTGCCCTCGGCGCTGTCGTCGCTGTCCGACGCGGTCGGCTATCTCGAGGTGCAATCGGCCAAAAACCTGGAAAGCCACGTCAAACCGGTCGAGTTCGAAAAGAAGCCGGCACTCAAGCTCACCGACATTCCCGCCAACGCCTATGCGCGGGTGGCGGAGATCGCCGTCGACTACAAGCTCACCGTCGCACGGCCGGCGGCGACCAAGGGACTGGAGAAGGAAGCCGAGCTGGTCAATTCGGTTCTCGACGAGCTGGCCGCGGCCAAGGAGACCGGCTTCAACATCGAGCTGGTCGATCCCGGCAAGAGCGCCGAGCTGCGCTTCGCGGTAATGCGTGAGAATGCCATCGAAGGCGCGGCCAAGGATGCGTCCGACAAACCGGCGCTGTGGTTCCTGCCGGCATCGGGCGACGTGACCTTGAAGGACGGCAGCAAGCCGCCGCTGATCATCATCCATCCGGACGACCGCCAGAAGCTGGTCGACGCCACAACCAGGAATTTGCGCACCATCTTCCGGGCCACCGGGCTGTCGCGGCTGGCGGCGGCCTCCGACTACAAGCCGGAGGATGTCGACGTCCAGTTCCAGGTCAAGCGCCGCGACAAGGATGGGCTCGAGCCCTTGCAGGCTTCCGCTGTGCCGCGCGTCTCGCCGGGCGACGAGGTGCATGTGCTGGCCAAGAACAGCTCGGACCAGCTGGTCGACATCAACGTTCTCTATGTCGGCAGCGACTATTCGATCACCCACATCGTTGCCGAGCGTCTCGCCCCGCAAGCCACGCTGGAGGAAGGGCTGCTCGCCTTCACCGACACCAGCTTCGGCATGGAGCGGATGATCGCGGTGCTGACCGAGGCGCCGCCGGAGAGCGAGAAGGAGGATCTGAGCTTCCTGGCACAGGACGGCGTCGCGTCGATGACGCGCGGGCTCGGTCCCGCCAGCTTCTCCGACATGCTCGCCGATATCGGCGCGGCGCCGCCGACCCGTTCGGTGATGCGGCTTGCCGACA